The region TCACTTCTGGTTAGCAAACTTCCCAATTGAGTTACTGTATTATTTGATCTCCTATAAAGAAGATAAGGTTTTTCAATAAATTTTACTTTTCCTACAACTTCTGCAACTAATCCCAGCCATAAGTCAATAGCAACTTCTTTATTTTTAGGAAATGGCATAGAATAGTTTAAAACTCTTCTATTAAATGCCATACAGCACCCATAATAAGTACTGCAAATTAAGTTTTTAAAAACTCCTGTTCCTGAATTATATATACTAAAAAAAGAAGAATTAGTTACATTTAAAAATTCATCTGTAACCATAGAGTTTGTTACTACTAAATCGTTGACTTTCAAACTTTCTAAAACAGCAGTGTATTTTCCTGGTAACCAAACATCGTCCTGATCAGATATAAAAATAACATCTCCGAGAGCCTCTTTTAATGCATTTTGAAAATTAGGTGTATAACCTTTTTCACCTTTGTTAATTAAAATTTTTATCCTATGATCTTTAATATTTTTTATAATTTCCAATGTACTATCAATAGAACCGTCATCGGAAACAATGATTTCATCATTGTTTCCGATTTGCTCCAAGATTGAAGTAATTTGCTCTAATATAAACTTCTCACCGTTATAAGTCGCCAGACATACACTTACTTTCATTTCTTTATTATTTTTGTAAATGCATCCATAAATTGATTTGCCGAACTTGCCCAACTTTTTTCTCCTCCAAAATATACTTTCTCTATATTCCGGGACATTTCGTCTAATACGCCTTTATTCTTGTAAAGCTCCCATACAGCATTATAAATGGCATCAGAACTTTTGGGCTCAATTATCAATCCTGTTTTCTTATCTTCCACCATCTCCGGCAGTCCTCCTACATTAGTTGCAATCACAGGTTTCTTAAACGCATAAGCAGACATAATCACCCCGCTTTGGGTAGCATCTGTATAGGGACAAACGACTACCGAAGCCTGAGAAATAAGATCCGCTAAATTTTCAGGATAAATATACTCATTCAGGATATTTATTTGCGGGTATTGTTTATAAACTTCAATATTAAAATCAAAATTTCCACTTCCTGCAATAGTGAGTGTCATATCTGCATCAGGCTGAAGGTCTATCATCTTCACAAAAGCATCTAATAAAAATCTGATTCCTTTATAAGGTGATATTCTACCAAAAAATAACAGATTAAACCCAGAAGGAGGAGAAGAATTATTCGTTTTACAATATCTTAAATAATCATATACACTTAAAAAAGAAGTATAAATATTATCGGGATTATAGTTATAGTGCTGTATAAAATCTTTTTTTTGATTTTTGTTTAATAGTATTTTGTTATCTATAAGACTAAACTGCAGGCTTCGTAACATACGGTCCATCATAAAGTTTTCACCTGAATGTAAAAACGGATCATGTACAATGAGCAACATTTTCTTACGGTATGATAATGTTGAAAAAAAATAGGTAAGCATGTAATTATCTATAATAATCACATCAGGATTTATTTTTTTTAAATATAGATTTATTTTATATGAGATATAAAGCTTTTTAAGAATATTTACAGTACGTGTTCCCTTTATGACATAGGTCTTATCAAGATCTATAAGTTCATGGAAACGGGAGAGTTCATCAACTTCCGTCCCTTTCGAAATATTTTCTTTTAATTTTTCTTTGTTTAAAAAATTATATACTTCGTGAAGTGCTTCTGTAAAGAAATATACATCATTTTTTTTCCTGAGTGCATGAATCAAAGAAATATTGGCATCTAAAGCAAATGTAGATAAAAAAGCAACCTTCATTGTGAAATTTTCCGTTTATACTATTTATTTCTTTGGAGCAAGAATCTTATCTATATGTTTATTAAAAATAAAATAAGCTCTACTGATCGTAGGTTTATCCCATAAGATATTTTCATATTTTCTAATAATAAAATTATTAGCCTTATACATCTTCAAAATCCCAAATAATAACAATACAAAAGTAAAGATAATTTTTACCACCCGATTGAGTACAACATATAAATAAGGATACAATATCCAATAACAAACTACAAAAAGGGTTGTCATTCTGTCAATCAGAACGGAATATTCGGATAAAAACAAGTAGGTTGTCGTAAATATAAAGAACAGATTGAAAAAAATATTAAGCAATTTTTCATCTTTTATATATTCTCCTATTTTATCATAAGATTTATAAAATATGATAAAGGTTAAGAACTTTTCCAGGTATCCTATTGTAATTCCATATCCATAGCTATACATACTGCTTTTTGAATACGCTTCTGCCATGATAGCATAAAATCCTCCAAAAAAATTCCCAATTGCAATAACTATCGGTGTGATAAATTTAATCTGTCCCAAATACAACACATTTCCCAGTATAAAAGTCCCCCAAACAAATGCAGGAGCGAACTTTTTATGCAGAAAAAAGTAAAGAGGAAAATAAAAAATCGCAGAGGAATGGAAAAGCAATCCTATTCCATTACATATAAAATATTTAAAAGCATTTCTTTCTTTAATAAACTGTAAAGAATAGATAAAAAGAAAGATTGCTTTTGAATTTCTAATCAGATTGATTTCTATAACCAAACCTGAAAATATCAAAAACATTATGAAACCCAGTATATACTGAGGAGAATATTTCTTAAAAAAATAATTGAGAAATAGTACATCTATAAAAGAAGAAACGATTTGCAGTGAAAAATAGCTTTTATTAATACTCTTAAGAAGAACCAATACCACTTTAAAACCCGGTTCCACTTTCAAAAGAAAATCTTCACCTCCTGAGAAAAAATTAGAAAGCCCGCGAAAGTCAGAAAGAGTAGGTGCTGTTTCATATAATGGATAATAAACAGCAAAATCTGTATCAATATACCCTCTAAATCCAAAAAAAATAAAAAATATCAACATACCTAAGTATCTGATTATTTTTATATCTCCGTCACTATTTCTTAATTTATTTTCCCAAAGAAAAAGAACAAAATAAATCAAAAAAAGAATAATATATGGGATTGAATATGTAAAACTAAAAGTAGGCTCCATGAATTATCACATTTTCAGATATTTTGTTAATTGCAAATATAAATAAATGATTAACAATCAACTCTCTATAATTAATTTAAAAACTAGTCTTCTTTTTTGATAATCTATTATCTATATACAAATTCAGTCCTTCCTTATAAGCTTTCAAAGCGACCAGCCATTGATGCCGGGAATATCTGAAATACAATATAATTAAAATGTAGAAAAAATTGTACACTACAACATATGTCGCATAAAAAGAATGATAATTTTTAAGTGCGAAATAAATTAAATTCCGCCAAAGAAATCTTACTGAAAAATCGCTCATTTTTCCGGTTGAGGTAGATTCATTATGCTGAATAATTGAATCCGATATATACCATAGTTTTTTCTTCTTGTTCAGAGCCCTGTATACAAAATCGGTATCGTCAAAATACACAAAATAGTTCTCATCCATCATTCCTACACTATCAAACACTTCTTTTTTTATGAGCATAAAACAAGTCGGCGCATAGGTTACCTGCTTATCCAGATTAAACTGTCCGTTGTCTTCCTCTTCCTGCCCATATTGTACCGTAATTCCATTGCGTTTATTATAACCTCCCCCTACTGCCCAGATTGTATTGGTACCATAAAAATATATTTTCGGAACTGCCATATCTGCATTATGCTCATGTAGACCTGTCAGCAATTTTATAAGGGCTTCATTTTCAATTGCAATATCATTATTAGATAATAATATTAAATCACATTGATCTTCAATAGCTCTTCCTATGCCTATATTATTTCCTTTAGCAACGCCATAGTTTGCATTATTCTTAATAATTACAGTTTCAAACTCATAATTTGATGCTAATTTTTCACTTAACAACAAAGAGTTGTCCGGAGAAAGATTATCGACTACATACAAAACAAAATTGGTATAAGTCTGCGTATTTAGGGTCTCAAAAAACTCTTCAAGAACAGATTCACTATTATATAAAACGGTAACTATACCTATTTTTTCACTCATTTATACAAGCCTTTGTTTTTCATCTCCTCAATAGATACTTCATATTTATCCTCAGGAATTTGCTGTTTATTAACCCAACTTGTAAAAGCTTCTATTCCTTTTTCAAAACTCCATTGTGGCTCAAAACCTAATTCTTTCTTAATTTTGGATATGTCTGCAAAATTATGTCTTATATCTCCTAATCTATAATTTCCGGAAATCTGTATTGGGACTTGCTGTTGATAGAATTTAGATAAGGTTTCGGCAACCATTACCACATCCGTTGCAACACCAGTTCCTACATTATATACTTCACCATTGGCCTCTTCTTTTTCCAGTCCTAGAATAGTGGCTTCTGCAACATCATCTATAAAAACAAAATCTCTTGTTTCTTTACCATCTTCAAAGATATTGATTGCATTTCCGTTTTTAATTCGGGTAGAAAAAATAGATAGTATTCCTGTATATGGGTTCGACAAAGACTGTCCGGGACCATACACGTTTTGATATCGATAGGCAACGGCTGCAATTTTTAAAGATTTACATACCGCTAAAACCAGCTGCTCTTGATTTTGTTTAGTAATACCATAAACAGAGGTTGGATGAATTTTACTATCTTCTGTAGTAGGGAGTATTTCAACAGTTTGGTGGCATATAGGACATTTACATAAAAAATCTCCTTTTGCCATATCCTGATCTAATCTTTCGACCGGATATACAGTCCCATGCTCTTGACATTTATATTTACCCTCTCCGTATATCGCCCGGGAAGAAGCAATAATAACTTTTTTCACTTGATGAGAGGTATTCGCAAGTATATCGAGCATACGAGCCGTTCCTCCTATATTTACTTCAGTATATTTTTGAATTTCATACATCGACTGCCCGGTTCCTGTTTCCGCCGCCAAATGAATGATTGCATTCTGATCTTTAACAGCGTTCATCCAGTCATCTATTAATGTGACAGAACCTTTTATAAATCTGACTTTATCAAATATACTTTTGTAAAGAGGTGAAGTGATTTCGGGATTATCACCATGAATCTGTGGTGACAGATTATCTAAAACCGTCACGTTCCATCCTCTTTCTATAAGTTTCAATGCTATATTTGAACCTATAAAACCTGCCCCTCCCGTAATTAATATATTTTTTTTCATCATTCAATAAAATTGCCTTTAGCATCTGTCTTTAACCATGCCTGTTTTTCAAATGAATAACGCTTTATAATTTTTGCCGGCGCGCCTGCCGCAATACAATAATCAGGAATATCTTTTGTAACAACAGAATTTGCTCCTACAATACTGTTTTTACCTACACTCGCTCCGGAAATGCAAACATTTTCCCCGATCCATGAACCCTCCCTTATGATAACATCAGAAAGCTGAACAATTGCCTGCTCAATCACAGGACGGTTAATATCCTTATATCCGTGCTGATTATCCGAAATATAAACTCTGTCTGCAATAAGCACGGACTTTTCAATGATAATACTTTTGGTACAATAAATGTGAGAAGAATTTCCTATATAGGTATTGTCCCCTATTTCCAATTTACAATTATCATAACCAGTTAAAGGATTAGCAGCTAACCATGCGAATTTACCAACAGAAACATTTTTACCTATAAATATATTTTTAGGCTTTTCTATCCGAATACAATTTTTGACCGAAGATCTATATCCAAAAGCTCCGAATTTCATTTTATTTAGTGGATATAATACTAAATTATAGTAAATCATTACAGCAATGGATTAAGGTTAATCAATTTTTTTATGTCACATAGGTTTTCAGAATTCAGCTGTATCCATTCATGGCTTTTATCCCACCATTTTAATTTTAACAAATAATCAATTTCTTCCTGCAGAAACCTATATTTTACCAATTTACCGGGTGAGCCTACAACAATTGCGTATGATTCTACATCAGATGTGACAACAGTGTTTGCTCCGATTATGGCTCCATCCCCGATTTTAACTCCATTAAGTATAATTGCATTTGCTCCAATCCATACATCGTTACCAATCATGACATTTTTTTTATATTCAAAAATATCTTCTTTAGAAAAATTCTTCAAAAGATTAGATGGGTTAGAATAGATGGAAGGATGTGTACTGGCAAATGTATGGGTAGGATGTTTTCCCGGTGCTATTCTGACATTGGGTCCTATGGAACAAAATTTTCCTATTTTAGTTTCACAGATTACCGAACTCTCGGCAATGTATGAGAAATCATCAATGGAAGAATTTATGATAATTACATTATTCCCAATCCAATTGTATTTTCCGAAAACAACATTAATTAATTTAGACATATATCCCAGTCTAAGGTACTCATACTTAGATTGGTATTTTATTTTCGTAACCAACCATTTCAAATAATTAGAAAAGGGATTTTGTAAATAAGATCTATCAAACATTCCTTTTTATTTTTTTATGGATGAAATTAATTGTTTAACATTTTCATTTCTAAAAATAACAGGTAAATATAAAAATAGTGAAAATATGCCTAAAATCACTTTCAGATTATTTCTTTCTGCAGAAATAATCTGATATGAAAGAACATTTATAATAATAATTAACAAACTAACCCATAATAATTTAGCTTCTTCTTTTCGGAAAACATCAAAGAAATTAATTTTTAAAGATTTATTATAGCTGATAATGACCACTATCGATCCGATAGAAAGAGCAATTGTCCATGCTAAAATAATTCCATATCCCCCTGCATACAAACCTAAAACTATTCCTAAAATAATATTAATAACAGCCATACTCACATGAACGATCACTAATACATTCAATTTCCCTTCTCCCATTGAACTAAAATAGGCCGGTCCACACATAATATTAATAAAAGTGGAGATCACTAAAAAAAACATTGAAAAAATAAAATCAAAATTAAAACTACCTAGCCACAGTAAAGAAATTATAGGAGTCGCTAAAATTAAAAAAGTAGATAATGGCAAATTAAATAAAAGTAAAATACGATTCATTTTTATATAAAAGCTTTGTAAAAAAGAAGAGCCTTCTGTTTTAGCTTTTTCGGCAACAACAGGAACTACGACCTGATTTGCACTCGTTAATAAAGCCCGAAACTGATTGACAGCTTTAGTGGCCATTTCATAATGTCCAAGCAATGCAAGCCCGCCATATTTACTCAAAAGAAGTTTCGTAGCCGGCTCATATAAAAGCTGGCTGATTGAAACCAATTGAAATTTATAACCATAATTAAAAAGTTCCTTAAATGAGTCTTTGTTCCATTTCCAATAACGCATTTTATTATTTGGGCTAATTCTCACAGTAAATACTAAGGCTGCAAGAAAAATAAAAACAGACTGAATAAGTTGTGCAATGGCAACCCCTTTAAGATGATATACAGGAGTTAATATAATTGCCCCACCAAACATAATCATCCCTGAGACCACATAAATAAAATTTCTGATATAATTCTTTTGATACCCTTCCAAAACGGAAGTAAAAACCCCTCCTACTGCATTGATGCAAAGTGAAGCTAGAGAATAAGGAAGTATTTCCAATGCAATGCTTAAAAATTGTTTATCAATTACATACTTTAAAAAAAACTCTGCTCCAGAAAGAATAATTAAACTTAGTCCTATAAAAAGAATTGACATTGATAGAACAGAAGTAAAAATCAGTTTTCCCAATTTACTTTTATCATGGTCTAAAATATACTCTGCAACAAATTTTACCAATCCCGAAGTCATTCCTAAATTAGCCAGATTAGCAATAGAAGAAAACGATAATATTAATGACCATATTCCTAATTGTTGCACTCCAATCGTGGTCAACAGGTACTTATATAAAAAAAAATACAATAAAGCTGTAAATACTACTTGTACTACTGCTGAAAAAGCATTTATTGTAATTTTTTTTGAGGATAGCATTATTTTAATTGTATATACTGATTCTAAAATTTTGAATATTCTTTTACTAAAGATATTTTTAAATTTTATTTAAAAATATCTTTGCCACCACTTTTTTTCTTCAGCATGATATCCATATCCATATTTATTTCCATATCCGAAATTAGATTCTTTGATACCATTCAGAACAATACCCACATTCTTAAGTTTATTGTCTTCAATAGAATGATTTAAGAACTCTATATAGCTTTTTTCAGAGATTTCAGATCTTGTAACATACACAATGGCATCACTTTTATCAGCAATAAGGAAAGAATCTGTAACCAATAAAAGAGGGGCTGTATCTAAAACAATATATTTATATTTATTTTTCTCTTTAATAACATATAAAAGCTCATCCAGTCTGCCATTCTGTAAAAGATCTGTTGGATTGGGAGGTATAGAACCCGAATAGATAAAATCACAGTTCTCATTATATCCGCTTGAATGTATAATTTCATTAACATCTGAAACATCTCCACTTAAGAATTCCGTCAAGCCTTTTGCCAATTTCATAGAAGGATTGTAACGCTGAAGTTGTGGATTCCTTACATCTGCTCCTACTACTAGGACTTTATCTCTAGAAGAAGCCAATATAATTGACAAATTGGTAGAAATAAAAGTTTTTCCTTCTCCTTTTACAGAAGAAGTAATCATAATAGTATAAGGAGATTCTTTTCCGGGCAGAAGAAATCTTAGATTTGTAACAAATATCCTAAAAGCCTCAGCAATAGGAGAAACATCATTAAAGTGTACTAGAATATTGTCTTTATTTGTCAGTTTTGGAATTTCAGCAATTACCGGCAGATTAGTTAATTTTGTGAGATCAGCTCTCTTAATAATTGTACTCTGAAGAAGACCTTTTAAATATATCCATGCTAGAGGTATCAAAACACCCAATAAAACGAATGCTCCCAATATCATTAATTTTTTAGGTGCAACAGGTTTTTTAAATACAAATGCTTTATCTATAACTCTTGCTTTCTCCGCAGTAATCTCCATAGTGATCGCGGCTTCTTCCCTTTTCTGCAAAAGTAACAAATATAAATTTTCTTTTATTTGCTGTTGTCTTTCGATACTTCTGAATAACTTCTCCTGAGTTGGTATTTTGCTGATCATATGTTCAGAACCTCCAAGCTGACTTTCTACTTTTCTCTTGGCTAATTCTAAAGAAATTACATTTTTTTGTAAAGATTGTGATAAAGAAGATTTTATTTCTTCAATCTGCTTATTTAGCTCCTTTACCAATGGGTTATCTGGAGTAGCATTTTCCAGATATTTGTTTCTCTGTAATACAAGCGTATTATAATCTTGAATTGATTTTGCTGCGGCGTCACTTTCCAATCCTATATTGATTGGCAAAACATCACCTTTACCTTTTTTATTAAGGGTATTCTGAAGAATTTTATTCAGTTCTAACTGAGTACCCAGTTCCAATATCTGAGCTTTGCTCTGTTCTTTTAACTGAAGATTAATTCGGGCTTCCGATGGTAAATCTACAATATTATTATTGGCCTTATATCCTTCTTTTTGTGTTTCAACATCTCCTAATTCACTAGAAATAAGCGCAATTCTTTTATCAATAAAATCTTTGGTTTTCTTAGACTCAATATTTTTATCGCTAATTGCGTAGATATTATATTGCCTTACTAAACCATTAAGAAAATCTTTCGCTTTTTCTTTATTTTCAAAATCTACCGCAAGGCTAATAATGGTACCATCTTTATCCAGTAAATCAACTGCCAAAGCCTGCTGAAAATCATTTACAGTATTATCAAAACTATTATAAATGAAGAAAATATCAGATAAATTTATTTTTTTAGGCGCCCTATAGCTTGGGTTTTTACCAATCATTATTGTAGCAAAAGGCAAAACCGTTGTTTTGTTAAACGAAGTTTTTATGTCTTGTTTCCACTCCTCAGAAGATAATACAATGTCATTTCCCTCATTTTTAATAGATATAGATTTTTCAGGAAGATCCGCATCTTCTTTTTCCTGAATAATATGGATAATATAAGGATTGGATGCCCCGTAAAGCTCTAAATTATAAAAAGTTTGCTTAGCATATACCGGTGTCTGAAAATTATGCTCTTTTAAAACATCTTCTACAATTGCTTTAGATTGAAAAACTCCTACTTCATTTTCAATACTATTCGTTCCCATTCCACTAAGGCCACCTAAACTCTGAAGCACTCCAATATCTCCTGAGGCAACAGACATTTTTTTAGCATCTTTAATCAAAACTGAAGTCTGAGCTTTATATATAGGCACCGTAGATTTCATATAAAAAACGGCTAAAATAAACATCAACGC is a window of Candidatus Chryseobacterium colombiense DNA encoding:
- a CDS encoding CatB-related O-acetyltransferase; this translates as MSKLINVVFGKYNWIGNNVIIINSSIDDFSYIAESSVICETKIGKFCSIGPNVRIAPGKHPTHTFASTHPSIYSNPSNLLKNFSKEDIFEYKKNVMIGNDVWIGANAIILNGVKIGDGAIIGANTVVTSDVESYAIVVGSPGKLVKYRFLQEEIDYLLKLKWWDKSHEWIQLNSENLCDIKKLINLNPLL
- a CDS encoding oligosaccharide flippase family protein — its product is MLSSKKITINAFSAVVQVVFTALLYFFLYKYLLTTIGVQQLGIWSLILSFSSIANLANLGMTSGLVKFVAEYILDHDKSKLGKLIFTSVLSMSILFIGLSLIILSGAEFFLKYVIDKQFLSIALEILPYSLASLCINAVGGVFTSVLEGYQKNYIRNFIYVVSGMIMFGGAIILTPVYHLKGVAIAQLIQSVFIFLAALVFTVRISPNNKMRYWKWNKDSFKELFNYGYKFQLVSISQLLYEPATKLLLSKYGGLALLGHYEMATKAVNQFRALLTSANQVVVPVVAEKAKTEGSSFLQSFYIKMNRILLLFNLPLSTFLILATPIISLLWLGSFNFDFIFSMFFLVISTFINIMCGPAYFSSMGEGKLNVLVIVHVSMAVINIILGIVLGLYAGGYGIILAWTIALSIGSIVVIISYNKSLKINFFDVFRKEEAKLLWVSLLIIIINVLSYQIISAERNNLKVILGIFSLFLYLPVIFRNENVKQLISSIKK
- a CDS encoding glycosyltransferase family 2 protein yields the protein MSEKIGIVTVLYNSESVLEEFFETLNTQTYTNFVLYVVDNLSPDNSLLLSEKLASNYEFETVIIKNNANYGVAKGNNIGIGRAIEDQCDLILLSNNDIAIENEALIKLLTGLHEHNADMAVPKIYFYGTNTIWAVGGGYNKRNGITVQYGQEEEDNGQFNLDKQVTYAPTCFMLIKKEVFDSVGMMDENYFVYFDDTDFVYRALNKKKKLWYISDSIIQHNESTSTGKMSDFSVRFLWRNLIYFALKNYHSFYATYVVVYNFFYILIILYFRYSRHQWLVALKAYKEGLNLYIDNRLSKKKTSF
- a CDS encoding EpsG family protein translates to MLIFFIFFGFRGYIDTDFAVYYPLYETAPTLSDFRGLSNFFSGGEDFLLKVEPGFKVVLVLLKSINKSYFSLQIVSSFIDVLFLNYFFKKYSPQYILGFIMFLIFSGLVIEINLIRNSKAIFLFIYSLQFIKERNAFKYFICNGIGLLFHSSAIFYFPLYFFLHKKFAPAFVWGTFILGNVLYLGQIKFITPIVIAIGNFFGGFYAIMAEAYSKSSMYSYGYGITIGYLEKFLTFIIFYKSYDKIGEYIKDEKLLNIFFNLFFIFTTTYLFLSEYSVLIDRMTTLFVVCYWILYPYLYVVLNRVVKIIFTFVLLLFGILKMYKANNFIIRKYENILWDKPTISRAYFIFNKHIDKILAPKK
- a CDS encoding GDP-mannose 4,6-dehydratase → MMKKNILITGGAGFIGSNIALKLIERGWNVTVLDNLSPQIHGDNPEITSPLYKSIFDKVRFIKGSVTLIDDWMNAVKDQNAIIHLAAETGTGQSMYEIQKYTEVNIGGTARMLDILANTSHQVKKVIIASSRAIYGEGKYKCQEHGTVYPVERLDQDMAKGDFLCKCPICHQTVEILPTTEDSKIHPTSVYGITKQNQEQLVLAVCKSLKIAAVAYRYQNVYGPGQSLSNPYTGILSIFSTRIKNGNAINIFEDGKETRDFVFIDDVAEATILGLEKEEANGEVYNVGTGVATDVVMVAETLSKFYQQQVPIQISGNYRLGDIRHNFADISKIKKELGFEPQWSFEKGIEAFTSWVNKQQIPEDKYEVSIEEMKNKGLYK
- a CDS encoding glycosyltransferase family 4 protein: MKVAFLSTFALDANISLIHALRKKNDVYFFTEALHEVYNFLNKEKLKENISKGTEVDELSRFHELIDLDKTYVIKGTRTVNILKKLYISYKINLYLKKINPDVIIIDNYMLTYFFSTLSYRKKMLLIVHDPFLHSGENFMMDRMLRSLQFSLIDNKILLNKNQKKDFIQHYNYNPDNIYTSFLSVYDYLRYCKTNNSSPPSGFNLLFFGRISPYKGIRFLLDAFVKMIDLQPDADMTLTIAGSGNFDFNIEVYKQYPQINILNEYIYPENLADLISQASVVVCPYTDATQSGVIMSAYAFKKPVIATNVGGLPEMVEDKKTGLIIEPKSSDAIYNAVWELYKNKGVLDEMSRNIEKVYFGGEKSWASSANQFMDAFTKIIKK
- a CDS encoding glycosyltransferase, with product MKVSVCLATYNGEKFILEQITSILEQIGNNDEIIVSDDGSIDSTLEIIKNIKDHRIKILINKGEKGYTPNFQNALKEALGDVIFISDQDDVWLPGKYTAVLESLKVNDLVVTNSMVTDEFLNVTNSSFFSIYNSGTGVFKNLICSTYYGCCMAFNRRVLNYSMPFPKNKEVAIDLWLGLVAEVVGKVKFIEKPYLLYRRSNNTVTQLGSLLTRSDRPLHMKFYKRWLTFMELLKVGIPYKLGIQK
- a CDS encoding polysaccharide biosynthesis tyrosine autokinase, with product MDKKYLKEETSIKEILAPYLKNWKYFVASVALMFILAVFYMKSTVPIYKAQTSVLIKDAKKMSVASGDIGVLQSLGGLSGMGTNSIENEVGVFQSKAIVEDVLKEHNFQTPVYAKQTFYNLELYGASNPYIIHIIQEKEDADLPEKSISIKNEGNDIVLSSEEWKQDIKTSFNKTTVLPFATIMIGKNPSYRAPKKINLSDIFFIYNSFDNTVNDFQQALAVDLLDKDGTIISLAVDFENKEKAKDFLNGLVRQYNIYAISDKNIESKKTKDFIDKRIALISSELGDVETQKEGYKANNNIVDLPSEARINLQLKEQSKAQILELGTQLELNKILQNTLNKKGKGDVLPINIGLESDAAAKSIQDYNTLVLQRNKYLENATPDNPLVKELNKQIEEIKSSLSQSLQKNVISLELAKRKVESQLGGSEHMISKIPTQEKLFRSIERQQQIKENLYLLLLQKREEAAITMEITAEKARVIDKAFVFKKPVAPKKLMILGAFVLLGVLIPLAWIYLKGLLQSTIIKRADLTKLTNLPVIAEIPKLTNKDNILVHFNDVSPIAEAFRIFVTNLRFLLPGKESPYTIMITSSVKGEGKTFISTNLSIILASSRDKVLVVGADVRNPQLQRYNPSMKLAKGLTEFLSGDVSDVNEIIHSSGYNENCDFIYSGSIPPNPTDLLQNGRLDELLYVIKEKNKYKYIVLDTAPLLLVTDSFLIADKSDAIVYVTRSEISEKSYIEFLNHSIEDNKLKNVGIVLNGIKESNFGYGNKYGYGYHAEEKKWWQRYF
- a CDS encoding acyltransferase is translated as MIYYNLVLYPLNKMKFGAFGYRSSVKNCIRIEKPKNIFIGKNVSVGKFAWLAANPLTGYDNCKLEIGDNTYIGNSSHIYCTKSIIIEKSVLIADRVYISDNQHGYKDINRPVIEQAIVQLSDVIIREGSWIGENVCISGASVGKNSIVGANSVVTKDIPDYCIAAGAPAKIIKRYSFEKQAWLKTDAKGNFIE